From the Daphnia magna isolate NIES linkage group LG3, ASM2063170v1.1, whole genome shotgun sequence genome, one window contains:
- the LOC116919849 gene encoding acidic mammalian chitinase — translation MKLLLSCWILATVVHFAYGAAVEPKAGGKKMVCYYGSWAVYRPGNGKFDVEHIDPFLCTHIIYGFTGLGTDNTMIPLDPWNDLYDNWGKGAFLRFTGLKRQNPNLKALIAIGGWNEGSEKYSKMVSDPAKRATFVNSVVSFIQKYDFDGLDFDWEYPASRGGVPADKQNYISMIRELKNAFAPYGWLLTAAVSPGKSTIDAAYDIPALADILDQVHVMNYDYHGSWETFTGLNAPLYGNPTYDRTLENSFLNTNWTIYYWLSNGVPASKIILGMPLYGRGFQLDNAANNGFYASASNPIPAGPYTQQAGTWGYNEICEKFKAEPTWTVVRDACYQAPYAYKNNLWIGYDDEQSLRNKGRYIAAMNLGGALTWSIETDDFRGICHGIPFILTKTIVDAMNGPTNLMPSNPCASGTPVTPSPVTTTPPTTTVSTVTSTSAKPCICAPTTCSPGPTAATSSPGPTAAPDSTTPSSIVTSTTAVTSEPNAVCKKEGLNPDPYDCAIFYQCVSYAANGWIVYTQRCAQGTVFSASLNNCDYPQNVPGCESYYG, via the exons ATGAAATTGTTGCTATCGTGTTGGATATTGGCAACTGTGGTTCACTTTGCATATGGCGCAGCAGTTGAACCCAAAG CCGGCGGTAAGAAGATGGTGTGTTATTATGGTAGCTGGGCCGTTTATCGACCCGGCAACGGCAAATTCGATGTCGAGCATATTGACCCATTTCTCTGCACTCACATCATCTACGGATTCACTGGTCTGGGAACGGACAATACCATGATACCTTTGGATCCATGGAACGACCTCTACGACAACTGGGGCAAAGGAGCTTTTCTAAGGTTCACCGGATTGAAAAGACAAAACCCGAACTTGAAAGCTCTTATTGCTATTGG TGGATGGAACGAAGGATCTGAAAAATATTCGAAG ATGGTGTCTGATCCAGCGAAAAGAGCCACTTTTGTGAACTCGGTGGTTAGTTTCATTCAAAAGTACGATTTTGACGGCTTGGATTTCGACTGGGAGTATCCCGCCAGTCGAGGTGGCGTTCCTGCTGACAAG CAAAATTATATCAGTATGATTCGGGAATTGAAAAATGCTTTTGCCCCGTACGGATGGCTGCTCACTGCTGCCGTTTCCCCTGGCAAATCTACAATTGACGCTGCGTACGACATCCCAGCGTTAGCAGa CATCCTGGACCAAGTCCATGTAATGAACTACGATTACCATGGAAGTTGGGAAACGTTTACCGGATTGAACGCGCCCTTGTACGGCAACCCAACTTACGACCGTACATTGGAAAACAGTTTTTTGAACACG AATTGGACGATTTACTATTGGCTATCAAACGGAGTTCCTGCTTCCAAGATTATTTTGGGGATGCCGCTTTACGGTCGTGGATTCCAGCTCGATAATGCAGCCAACAATGGTTTTTACGCTAGCGCCAGCAATCCTATCCCTGCTGGACC ATACACTCAACAAGCCGGCACATGGGGTTACAATGAG ATTTGCGAGAAGTTCAAAGCTGAACCCACTTGGACGGTAGTTAGAGACGCATGCTATCAAGCGCCCTACGCTTACAAGAACAACTTGTGGATCGGCTACGACGACGAACAATCTCTAAGAAATAAG GGGCGTTATATTGCGGCCATGAATCTGGGCGGTGCTCTTACCTGGTCGATCGAAACTGACGATTTCAGAGGTATCTGTCACGGAATACCATTTATCTTGACGAAAACCATTGTCGACGCAATGAACGGACCCACAAACCTTATGCCGAGCAATCCCTGTGCATCAGGAACTCCCGTAACTCCTTCACCTGTAACAACGACACCTCCTACAACTACCGTGTCAACAGTTACATCAACTTCTGCAAAGCCGTGCATTTGTGCACCTACGACATGTTCACCCGGCCCGACTGCTGCTACTAGTTCACCCGGCCCGACTGCTGCTCCTGATTCCACCACTCCCTCATCAATCGTG ACATCAACGACCGCTGTAACCTCGGAACCTAATGCCGTCTGCAAGAAAGAAGGTCTCAATCCCGATCCTTACGACTGTGCTATTTTTTACCAATGCGTGAGTTACGCAGCTAATGGATGGATCGTTTACACTCAACGATGTGCACAGGGAACAG TTTTCAGCGCGAGTTTAAACAATTGCGATTATCCACAGAACGTTCCAGGCTGCGAGAGTTATTACGGATAG
- the LOC116919846 gene encoding acidic mammalian chitinase, translating to MRLLIFGLVLGSVFVAAHSQKKMVCYYGTWAVYRPGNGKFDVENIDTNLCTHIIYGFTGLGVDNTITCLDPWNDLDPSEGGGKGALNRFTGLKRKNPSMKALVAIGGWNEGSEKYSKMVSDPAKRSIFVNSVVNFIRKYNFDGLDFDWEYPANRGGVPSDKQNFVSMIQELKTAFAPYGWILTAAVSPGKSTIDSAYDIPAVGNILDQVHVMTYDYHGAWEPYTGLNSPLFSNPAFDIGSDSLLNANWTINYWISNGVPRSKIIMGMPLYGRGFVLDNAAVNGFYAPAALPIPEGPYTRQNGTWGYNEICEKFAFESGWTVVRDSCYQAPYAYRGSLWIGYDDTQSLKTKGQMVAAMDLGGALIWEMDTDDFRGICHGTPFILTKSIIEGMNGPNNLMPTPCPASVTTTTTTTTTVSTTTIPPTTTPTTTTTKPTTTTTKPTTTTTTPTTTKPTTTTTTPTTTKPTTTTTTPTTTTTTPTTTTTTPTTTKPTTTTTTPTTTKPTTTTTTPTTTKPTTTTTTTTTTTTAKPPTTTSTTTTTVAPTTAAPTPSVPTYPPSYYCKREGYNADPDDCGVFHQCVYYEETGWQDFVRPCALGTVFSESLYTCAQPELVPGCEFYYLTTTT from the exons ATGAGGTTACTTATTTTTGGTTTAGTTCTTGGCAGTGTCTTTGTTGCTGCAC atTCCCAAAAGAAGATGGTGTGCTACTATGGCACATGGGCAGTATATCGACCAGGAAACGGAAAATTTGATGTTGAGAACATTGACACCAACCTCTGCACGCACATTATTTACGGGTTCACTGGACTCGGTGTCGATAACACCATCACGTGCCTCGATCCTTGGAATGATCTTGATCCTAGTGAGGGAGGTGGAAAAGGAGCATTAAACAGATTCACCggcttgaaaagaaaaaatccatCGATGAAGGCACTGGTTGCAATAGG TGGATGGAATGAAGGCTCTGAAAAATACTCAAAG ATGGTATCTGATCCTGCAAAAAGATCCATTTTTGTCAACTCGGTGGTAAACTTTATTCGAAAGTACAACTTTGACGGCTTAGATTTCGACTGGGAATATCCAGCTAACCGAGGTGGCGTCCCTTCCGATAAG CAAAACTTTGTTAGCATGATTCAAGAACTTAAAACGGCTTTTGCTCCATATGGCTGGATATTAACAGCTGCGGTGTCTCCAGGGAAATCAACAATCGATTCTGCATATGACATTCCAGCAGTTGGAAA CATATTGGATCAAGTCCACGTTATGACATATGATTACCATGGAGCGTGGGAACCTTACACAGGTTTAAATTCACCACTCTTCTCTAACCCTGCATTTGACATAGGCAGTGATAGTCTTTTGAACGCG AATTGGACGATCAACTACTGGATATCGAATGGCGTACCTCGATCGAAAATCATCATGGGTATGCCGCTTTACGGTCGTGGATTTGTCTTGGATAATGCCGCCGTGAATGGTTTCTACGCTCCAGCCGCTCTCCCCATTCCCGAAGGCCCGTATACAAGACAAAATGGCACTTGGGGATACAACGAA ATTTGCGAGAAATTCGCATTCGAATCTGGATGGACAGTTGTACGCGATTCCTGTTATCAGGCCCCCTATGCATACAGAGGAAGCCTCTGGATAGGATACGATGATACACAATCATTGAAGACAAAG GGTCAAATGGTTGCTGCTATGGATCTTGGTGGTGCACTTATTTGGGAGATGGACACAGACGACTTCCGTGGTATTTGTCATGGAACACCGTTCATTTTAACCAAATCAATTATCGAAGGAATGAATGGTCCCAATAATCTTATGCCGACTCCATGCCCTGCTAGTGTGACAACCACAACAACCACAACTACTACCGTCTCCACAACAACTATACCCCCCACAACTACACctactacaactacaactaaacccactacaactacaactaaaCCCACCACAACTACAACTACACCTACCACAACTAAACCCACCACAACTACAACTACACCTACCACAACTAAACCCACCACAACTACAACTACACCTACCACAACTACAACTACACCTACCACAACTACAACTACACCTACCACAACTAAACCCACCACAACTACAACTACACCTACCACAACTAAACCCACCACAACTACAACTACACCTACCACAACTAAACCCAccacaactacaactaccaccacaacaacaacgactGCTAAGCCTCCCACGACGACTTCTACAACTACTACGACAGTAGCTCCAACAACTGCTGCACCAACACCATCAGTACCAACGTATCCTCCAAGCTACTATTGCAAAAGAGAAGGCTATAATGCTGATCCGGATGATTGCGGCGTCTTCCACCAGTGCGTTTATTACGAGGAGACTGGATGGCAAGATTTTGTTCGACCTTGTGCCCTCGGAACag ttttcaGCGAAAGCCTGTACACGTGCGCCCAACCAGAATTGGTTCCCGGATGTGAATTCTACTACTTAACGACTACGACATAG